The Enterobacter kobei genome has a segment encoding these proteins:
- the rpsU gene encoding 30S ribosomal protein S21 yields the protein MPVIKVRENEPFDVALRRFKRSCEKAGVLAEVRRREFYEKPTTERKRAKASAVKRHAKKLARENARRTRLY from the coding sequence ATGCCGGTAATTAAAGTACGTGAAAACGAGCCGTTCGACGTAGCACTGCGTCGCTTCAAACGTTCATGCGAGAAAGCAGGTGTTCTGGCTGAAGTTCGTCGTCGTGAGTTTTATGAAAAACCAACGACCGAACGTAAGCGCGCTAAAGCTTCCGCTGTGAAACGTCACGCGAAGAAACTGGCTCGCGAAAACGCACGCCGTACTCGTCTGTACTAA
- the dnaG gene encoding DNA primase — translation MAGRIPRVFINDLLARTDIVDLIDARVKLKKQGKNYHACCPFHNEKTPSFTVNGEKQFYHCFGCGAHGNAVDFLMNYDKLEFVETVEELAAMHNLEVPYEAGSGPSQIERHQRQTLYQLMDGLNSFYQQSLKHSAAEPARQYLTKRGLSDDVIARFAIGYAPPGWDNVLKRFGGNSEDRKSLIDAGMLVTNDQGRSYDRFRERVMFPIRDKRGRVIGFGGRVLGDALPKYLNSPETDIFHKGRQLYGLYEAQQDNAEPPRLLVVEGYMDVVALAQYDINYAVASLGTSTTADHIQLLFRVTNNVICCYDGDRAGRDAAWRALETALPYMTDGRQLRFMFLPDGEDPDTLVRKEGKAAFEARMDQAQPLSTFLFNSLMPQVDLSTPDGRAQLSTLALPLISQVPGETLRIYLRQELGNKLGILDDSQLERLMPKQAENGTVRPAPQLKRTTMRILIGLLVQNPELAPQVPSLAGLNHEKLPGLGLFSELVNTCLSQPGLTTGQLLEHYRGTKEAATLEKLSMWDDIADKDIAEKTFTDSLNHMFDSMLELRQEELIARERTHGLSSEERRELWMINQELAKK, via the coding sequence ATGGCCGGAAGAATCCCACGCGTTTTCATCAACGATCTGCTTGCCAGAACCGACATCGTCGATCTCATCGACGCGCGGGTAAAGCTGAAAAAGCAGGGCAAGAACTACCATGCGTGCTGTCCGTTCCATAACGAAAAAACCCCCTCTTTCACCGTTAACGGTGAAAAGCAGTTCTACCATTGCTTTGGCTGTGGCGCACACGGTAATGCCGTCGATTTTTTGATGAACTACGACAAGCTCGAGTTCGTTGAAACCGTCGAAGAGCTGGCGGCGATGCATAACCTTGAAGTGCCGTATGAAGCAGGCAGTGGGCCAAGTCAGATCGAGCGCCATCAACGGCAAACGCTGTATCAACTGATGGATGGCCTGAATTCGTTTTACCAACAGTCTCTTAAGCACTCTGCGGCTGAGCCTGCGCGTCAATACCTGACAAAGCGCGGACTGAGCGACGATGTGATTGCGCGTTTCGCTATTGGTTACGCCCCGCCCGGCTGGGATAACGTGTTAAAACGTTTTGGCGGCAATAGCGAAGATCGTAAGTCTCTCATCGACGCAGGCATGCTGGTCACCAACGACCAGGGACGAAGCTACGACCGCTTCCGTGAACGGGTGATGTTCCCGATCCGCGATAAGCGTGGCCGGGTGATTGGTTTTGGTGGTCGCGTGCTGGGTGATGCCCTGCCGAAATACCTCAACTCCCCGGAAACCGATATTTTCCATAAGGGCCGCCAGCTTTACGGTCTTTATGAGGCGCAGCAGGATAACGCGGAACCTCCGCGTCTTCTGGTCGTCGAAGGCTATATGGACGTTGTCGCGCTGGCGCAGTACGACATTAACTACGCGGTGGCGTCATTAGGAACGTCCACGACGGCAGACCATATCCAGCTGCTGTTTCGCGTCACCAACAACGTGATTTGCTGTTACGACGGTGACCGCGCAGGACGCGATGCCGCCTGGCGTGCGCTGGAAACGGCGCTACCGTATATGACCGACGGGCGTCAGCTACGCTTTATGTTCCTGCCAGACGGCGAAGACCCGGATACGCTGGTGCGTAAAGAGGGCAAAGCGGCGTTTGAAGCGCGGATGGATCAGGCTCAGCCGCTCTCCACGTTTCTGTTTAACAGCCTGATGCCGCAGGTGGATTTAAGTACCCCTGACGGGCGCGCGCAGCTCAGTACGCTGGCGCTGCCGTTAATCAGCCAGGTGCCCGGCGAAACGCTGCGTATCTATCTGCGTCAGGAGTTAGGCAACAAGCTCGGCATTCTGGATGACAGCCAGCTTGAACGTTTAATGCCTAAACAGGCTGAAAACGGCACGGTTCGCCCCGCGCCTCAGCTAAAACGCACAACCATGCGTATACTGATAGGGTTACTGGTACAAAACCCCGAACTTGCTCCGCAAGTGCCATCGCTGGCGGGTTTGAACCACGAAAAATTGCCCGGACTTGGCTTATTTTCAGAACTGGTCAACACGTGTTTGTCTCAGCCAGGTCTGACCACCGGACAACTTTTAGAACATTATCGCGGCACAAAAGAGGCCGCTACCCTTGAAAAATTGTCGATGTGGGACGATATAGCAGATAAGGACATTGCAGAAAAAACGTTCACCGACTCGCTCAACCATATGTTTGATTCGATGCTTGAGTTGCGCCAGGAAGAGTTGATAGCTCGCGAGCGCACGCACGGCTTAAGCAGCGAAGAACGCCGGGAACTCTGGATGATTAACCAGGAACTGGCGAAGAAATAA